Part of the Sporomusa termitida genome, GTTGTACTGCTGCTCATACGGGGTGTTGCTGATGATTGCCTGCGCTTCCCGGGCAATTTGCTCAGCGAGTGCTGCTGTTTCGGCCTGTTTGGCTTTCCAGGCCCAGCCGAGATAAGTCAAGGGCGTGCACAAAGAGATTAAAAGGCCGGTGATTAAGGCCAGAACAAACATCCGGGTTGCCAGTGGTTTACCGATTTTTTTATCTTTCGGCATAAGTCCCTCCATCTAAGAACTTGACTACTTGGTACTATACTATATGCTTAGCAAAATTAAGTTGACACATTTTTGTAATATGTAAACAGAATAAATAGTGGCGCTTGCCCAGTCTGCTGCATAGGATATGGTGTAGGAAATCTTTTTTTGGAGGTGCGACAACCTATGCCGATCAATGTAGAGGATCGTAAACCTAAACATCACCATCACAATAAACCCCGGCCGAATATGCTGCATGTGCATACTTATCTTACGGAAGTGGATGTGGCTGATGATCATCAGCACATTATTCTGGGGGTTAGCGGTCAGGCCCAGGAACGGGGGAGATCCCATACTCACAGAATCCATGGCCGGACTTCATTTATCGTTGAAGAAGGCGAATGCGGTCATTGGCATACGGCAGATGTCATGACAGGTCCGGCTATTGAGATGCCTGACTGTAGTCATGTTCATTATTTTGAAGGTACGACCAGTGAAGATGATGATCATTGCCATACTTTTACCGGTGCTACCGGTCTTGGACCGTCTAGCCGTGACGATGATCACGATGACTGTTGCGAACACGACCATGATGATGACTGCTGCGACGATGATGACGACTGTTGCGACGATGATGACGACTGCTGTGATATGCCAAAACATAAATATAAATATAAGTATGGTAAGCGGCCGGAAGAAGAATAACGGTTTTGAAAAAGCAGCCTGCAGCAATTTTGCTGCAGGCTGCTTTTTCTGGCCGTAAGCGTGCGTTTTGGCTATTGACCGCTACAGCCGCAAGCGCTAAACTAGAAACTATAGGTTGGGTAAGTTTTACAGCTCCTTTGTTATTACAGATGTATCTTTCTATATGGCTTTTGGGTGATGAATTTTGGCTGAACAAATCATGCGAATTAGGGGAAGCTATAGAAGTTAAAATAAGTAAAAGGGGATGATATAATGGAGTTATGGTATACAGAATACCAAACTGAAAATTTGGGCCTTTCCGTTCGGATTAAGGAAACCCTTTATGCCGGCCGGTCAGAATATCAGGAGGTCGCGGTAGTTGACTCGCTTGAATTTGGGCGGATGCTGGTATTGGATGGCGTATTCCAGACCTCGGTTTTTGATGAGTTCATTTACCATGAGATGATTGCCCATGTACCGTTGTTTGTGCATCCTGATCCCAGAACGGTTCTGATTATCGGCGGGGGCGACGGCGGGACGGCCCGCGAGGTTGTTAAACATCAGTCGATTGAAGTGGCGGAGATGGTGGAAATTGACGGCCTGGTTGTTGATGTCAGCAAAAAATACCTGCCTGAGATTAGTGTGGCTTTAAATGACAACCATCCCAAGCTGCAATTGAAAATTGGTGATGGGATCAAGCATATGGAGGAAGTGGAAAACAAATATGATGTTATTATCGTAGACTGTTCTGATCCTATCGGGCCGGGGGCCGGGCTGTTTACCCATGCATTCTATCAGAATGTACATAAGGCCCTCAGGCCTGATGGTTTATTCGTGCAGCAGACTGAATCACCTTTTTTTCATCAGGACCTGATTAAACGGCTTAAGGCCGACATCGCCTCCCTATTCCCCATTACCCGCCTGTATTTGGCTAATATTCCCCTATATCCAAGCGGGTTACATTGCTTTACCATCGGCTCCAAACAATATGACCCCCTCCATACCGACAGGAACCGGATTCCGGATAACCTGGATACACGGTATTACAACCGCGAGCTTCAAAAAAGTTGTTTTGCTTTACCCAACTTTGTGCAAGATTTACTTAAATAAATAGTTTAATAGTGAAGAAAAAAAGCGAGCTGTGGCCGGCTCGCTTTTTGCATTACTGCAGATTTTCAGGATTTAAGCCTGTCAGCTCAGGGAGTGTGAAGCGCCCATCCTTACGGATCAGCTTGTCGTCAAACCGGATTTCACCACCGCCGAAGGCCGGGTTCTGGATACAAACCAAGTCCCAGTGAATGGCTGATGTATTCCCATTAAAGGCGACATCGTAGGCGTTGCCGGGGGTAAAGTGGAAACTGCCTTTAATTTTTTCGTCAAATAAAGTATCCTTCATAGGTTTATCAATGTAAGGATTGACACCTAAGGCAAATTCGCCGATAAAGCGGGCACCTTCATCGGTGTCGAAGATGCTGTTGATTTTGTCAGTGTCATTGGCTGTCGCTTTGACAATTTTCCCGGCTTTAAACTCCAGGCGGATGTTTTCATAAGTAAATCCCTGGTATACAGCCGGCGTATTATAGGTAACAACACCATTCACCGAATCCCTGACAGGAGCGGTATATACTTCACCATCGGGAATATTTCTGAGGCCGGAGCATTTTACCGCCGGAATTCCTTTTATCGAAAAGGTAAGCTCGGTTCCGGGGCCGGTAATACTAACTTTGTCGGTTTGTTCCATGAGGCTGACCAGGGGGTCCATGGCTTTCGCCATTTTGCTGTAATCCAGGTTGCACACATTGAAATAGAAGTCTTCAAAGGCTTCGGTGCTGGTGCCTGCCGACTGCGCCATGGAGGCGTTGGGCCAGCGCAGGATGCACCATTTGGTTTGGGGGACGCGGATATCAAGATGCACCGGCTTTACCCAGTCCTGCTGGTAACGTTGCAGCTGGGCGGCGGGAACATCGGCCATTTCTGTGATATTGAAGCTGGCTCTGATCGCGATGTAGGCATCCATCTCGTGCATACGGGCCTCTTCCCAGGACGCGGTCAGTCTGAGTTGTTCACTGGTTGCACTCAGCAGCAAGGCCCGTTGCAGCCGGCTGTTTTTAAGCTCCAGAAAAGGGATGCCGCCCACCGCGTACGCCTCATCTACCAGGGCCTTAGCCAGCGGCAAGGCATCATCAAACATCTCAATTAATATTTTTTCACCCCGTGCAAGGCTGGTTGAATAACCAATCAGGTTCTTGGCAAGTGTTTTTATCCGTGGATCCAAGGGGTTACCTCCTCTTATGATTTTTGGCTGCTATATCAGTATTTGATGTTTTAACAAAAATATCCTTTTATTTCTAAGGATTTAATACAAACTGCAATAACGATTAAAATATACACGACTACTTGCATTTTTAATTTACCTAGTATATAATTCATTATGTTGTAAGATTCCTCGATAGCTCAGTTGGTAGAGCAATCGGCTGTTAACCGATCGGTCGTAGGTTCGAGTCCTACTCGAGGAGCCAGCTGGCCCGTTGGTCAAGCGGTTAAGACACCGCCCTTTCACGGCGGTATCAAGGGTTCGATTCCCTTACGGGTCACCATAAGCAGCGAACCAGGTTCTCACGAGTCGACAGACGAAATGAGAACCTGTGTGAGTCGCTTAGTTCTGAGCGGTAGCGAAGAACCTCCTTTCCCAAAAATCCAAAACACGGGCGATTAGCTCAGCCGGGAGAGCGCCTGCCTTACAAGCAGGATGTCGGCAGTTCGATCCTGTCATCGCCCACCATGCAAAAGAAGCTTTCAGTCTAACTGAAAGCTTCTTTTGCATTTGTTTGTGAAAAATTTGGCAATCTTAGCATTCTTTGCAGGAAAAGTCTGAATTTTGGCGAATTGTGTCAGAAAAAGGTGGTGACCAATCTTGCTTTCCGGAAGTAAGAATAAAATGGTGTCAAAAATGGTTGGCACCATTCTGATAACAATCATTGGCGGCTTGATTGTTAATTATTTTCATTATCAATATCGGATTGTAATGGTTGGAGAGCGGGACCGTCTGGCTGTAGCGGCCAATTACCTTGATATGTATTTTGATACCAGGCTGGCAGGAATCAAGATGTTAGCTGCCGGCCCAGGTGTTAAGAGCCTTGAGCCTGAGCTGGCCCGAAGCGATTTATTGGCAGCAATGGATGTGCTCGGGGTGGCTAATGTTGCCGTATATGACCGGAATAGTCGCTTAGTTGCCGGCCTGGGGCAGACTTCAGGCGCCGGTGAATTACTGCCTGAGCAAGAGAATAATAAATATTTTCAGACTGTTCTGTCAGGAGAGGCTGTAGTTTCGGACCGAATGGTTTACGGAAGTCTGGAGCATGCTTATATTAGCATATTAGTTCCCGTCACCGATGGCAGTGACCATGTAACCGGCGTTCTAGCAGCACATGTACCTGTTCAGGAAATAAGTAAGTCGGTTGTGCAGGCACAGATGCCGGAGAACCAATATATAGTTGTTATCGATAGCAATGCTCAGGTGATCCACCACCCCCGGCTGGTGGACCTGTATCCTGAGAGCGCCTCATATAAACAACAGTTTACCCGTATGCTGAACAATACATCAGGTATAATGGAATTTAATTCGTTTTTGGATGGGCTGGACAAAGTATTCATATATACGAACTTGAGTAGTGCAAACTGGCGAATGATTATGGTTATGCCGCTTAATGCTCTGCATGCCCGAGTTCTGAGCAAATCGCGGGAAGACGCCGCTAGTTTCTTTTTTCTAGCTATTTGCTTGGGACTTTTATACGGGGTCTGGTGTCAGGCCAAGCGGCACGAGCGGGAGCAGGAACAACTGCGAATGGAGCGGCTGGTCTGCGTTAATCAGTTAGCTGCCGGTATTGCCCATGAAATCAGAAATCCACTTACGGCAATAAAAGGCTTTATTCAGCTGATGGCCCGGCGCAATGACCGGCCGCCGCGGGCAGAGCACCTGGATATTATCGTTGATGAAATTGGCCGGATAGATAGTTTGATTAGTGAGTTTCAAATGCTGGCGCGGCCACCGAAAGAACCGTTATTCGAAAAAGTGAATATTTGCAAGCTGCTGCAGGATGTTACCCTGCTGATGGAGGGGCAGCTGCATAGTAAAAATGCTGCTGTCACGGTAATACTGCCCGTCTTAGGCTGTACTACCGTCGGCGACATCTGCCAGCTTAAACAGGTATTTATTAATTTGTTAAAAAATGCTGTAGAAGCAGTGCCTTATGAGGGGCAGGTTATTGTGGCTATTAGCCGGCAGCAGGGGATGGTGGCGATAACAATAGAAGATAACGGCAATGGCATCCCCCGTGAAATTGTTGAAAAGCTGGGAACTCCTTTCTTTACGACCAAGGAATGCGGCACCGGGCTGGGTTTATCAGTATGTTACAGCATTGTGCAGAATCATGGCGGCAGAATTATCGTTGACAGCCAGGTGGGAAAAGGCACTGTTTTTACTGTACTATTGCCAGTGACAGGGGATGAGAGTGTGCTGCTGACTGTAGATGAGCAATGCCGTTTTGGTGTATAAGATGTCACCGTCTTTGCATAAACCTCGCACTTTTTTATACTTGATATAGAAATATGGTCTAAAAGGCATACGTGGTCAGAAAATCTTATGGAGATATTCACCTAACAATAATCGCTGAGATTCCAGAGATTAGTCAGGAAAAAGATGGCCGGGACATTATTATACAAATGCTGGCCGATGTATCAGATGAACTCTTACATGATTTTCAGCCGCTCAAATAAAATAACAAGGCCACGTTGATAAACGCAGCCTCTAAATATACCTGATACGAGAGTAATATACTCGTCACGCTGGAGAAAGATACGTAAGGTCCTTAGTTCTGCCCAATACCTGTGCATTTGTAATGTTTCGCCTTGGTTGTCCTTGCGTCCGTGCCTAAGTACCAGTTCCTGTATAATCAGCGTATTTCTGCTATTTTTACACAATCAAGAGCGTGCAAGAATCAGACTTGTGCTCTACCATAAGAAAAGACCAGACAAATCATAAGATTCATCCAGTCTTCAACCCTTGAATTCTCTGGCTCGTATGGTGCGCCCGGCAGGAATCGAACCTGCGCTCCCGGTTCCGGAGACCGGTGCTCTATCCCCTGAGCTACGGGCGCATTATGTTGTCTTAGCCACGAATAAGATTATAACACACCCAATCAATCATGTCCAATAAAATCAACATTTTTTTTAAGGTTTTCCCCCGACCGGGAAAACCTTATTTTACGTCGGTTGGTGTCTGGCAATAAGGACACAGGCGCCATTCACGGTTAAGCTCCTTGCCACATGCAGTACAGGCAGGTTTCAGAGAAAAACTGCAATAGGGACACGCCTTAAAATCTTCTTTCACCAGGCCCCCGCACATGGGACATTTAATGGTTTCTTCCACCGGCACGGCCTCAATATCGATAATATCATCGTGGCGGCGCGGTTGCACAGGCTGTTTTCGCCCCAGCAGCAGATATAATGGCAAAAACACAACCAGCGCCGCCAGTGTTCCCACCGACCACAATAACGCTGTTCCGGTCTCATGGCCCCGCCCTTTGGCATCATTATATACCCAATACGCGGCCAGCGCAGCAATCAATAGTCCAAAAGTCGTCATCATCAGCAATCGCCTCCCCTGCAGCATAATTATACCATGCCTTATCCCAACAGGCAAAAGACATCCGTACCTGCAGCTAACCGACCTCAATGCCGCCGTCCTGCCCTGACCGGCAACGCTTTGTTCATCAGTATTATAGCCTGTCCTGTATTAAAATGGCAACTATTTTTTAAATCCCGCCAAAAACAATCACAATTGCGCCAGATACCCGCATACGGCTGAAAATAAACTCCTATCCGGCTTGATATTTCTCCCTTATAAGCCTATTATTAGTAAATAACGTTTTTTAATACAAAGGAGAAGTATATATGCAGCAAGACCAGCAGAAAGAACGACTTTTGACAAAACCATTGCTTCTTTTAACATTTGGGCATTTAATTACCGATTTCGGTCAGGGCGCATTACCTGTACTGCTGCCATTTCTAAAAACAGCCTTTACCCTAAGCTATACGCAGGTCGGCATCATTGTTCTTGTCCAGAATCTAACCTCTTCCGTAATTCAGCCAATATTTGGCTACCTTACCGATCGCGTTTCCCTACCGTGGTTAATCCCTGCCAGTGTGCTGCTCGCAGGCATCGGCTTAGCGATCATCGGCCTCATGCCTTCGTATTATACCTTACTGATAGCTGTAATTATTGGTGGTTTGGGAATTGCCTGTTTTCACCCGCAAGCCTCAAAATCTACCCACCTTATCAGCAGCGCAGCCACCAAGGGCCGCAGCATGGGTCTATTTTCCGTAGGCGGCAATCTAGGGCTGGCACTTGGTTCAATCGCGATGTCAGTAGCGCTTAATGCGCCGGGCGTATTAACAAACACCTTATATTTTATCATCCCGGGGCTAATTATGTCATTCTTGCTGTATAGCAACCTGCAGTATCTTTCACCGCAACAACCAATCGTCCAGCCAGCCGCTGCTTCTCATCCGGCGGCAGTAACCAGACAGCCGCTAAACTACAGCCTGCTCGCCATCCTCTTGGGATTTATATTTATAAGATCCAGCATTCATACCGGCCTGACTACCTATATACCAATGTACTATATCGACTTTTTATCAGGCAGCCCGGTATATGCCAGCTATCTTTTAGCCGTTTTCCTTTTCGCCGGGGTTATCGGCACCTATGCCGGCGCCGCTTTGAGCGACCGCTTTGGCCGGAAAACAGTCATTATGGGTTCTATACTCACCACCTTGCCATTAATCAGTTTATTTCAATACACCAGCGGTTTTGCAACCCTGCTCATACTTGCCTTAACCGGCTTAGCCCTCATATCC contains:
- a CDS encoding MFS transporter — its product is MQQDQQKERLLTKPLLLLTFGHLITDFGQGALPVLLPFLKTAFTLSYTQVGIIVLVQNLTSSVIQPIFGYLTDRVSLPWLIPASVLLAGIGLAIIGLMPSYYTLLIAVIIGGLGIACFHPQASKSTHLISSAATKGRSMGLFSVGGNLGLALGSIAMSVALNAPGVLTNTLYFIIPGLIMSFLLYSNLQYLSPQQPIVQPAAASHPAAVTRQPLNYSLLAILLGFIFIRSSIHTGLTTYIPMYYIDFLSGSPVYASYLLAVFLFAGVIGTYAGAALSDRFGRKTVIMGSILTTLPLISLFQYTSGFATLLILALTGLALISSFATTVVLAQEMMPGYVGMASGLTIGFSIGLGGIGATILGYIADHFGVPSVFTVLAALPLIGVALASFLPGKLFKR
- a CDS encoding aminopeptidase is translated as MDPRIKTLAKNLIGYSTSLARGEKILIEMFDDALPLAKALVDEAYAVGGIPFLELKNSRLQRALLLSATSEQLRLTASWEEARMHEMDAYIAIRASFNITEMADVPAAQLQRYQQDWVKPVHLDIRVPQTKWCILRWPNASMAQSAGTSTEAFEDFYFNVCNLDYSKMAKAMDPLVSLMEQTDKVSITGPGTELTFSIKGIPAVKCSGLRNIPDGEVYTAPVRDSVNGVVTYNTPAVYQGFTYENIRLEFKAGKIVKATANDTDKINSIFDTDEGARFIGEFALGVNPYIDKPMKDTLFDEKIKGSFHFTPGNAYDVAFNGNTSAIHWDLVCIQNPAFGGGEIRFDDKLIRKDGRFTLPELTGLNPENLQ
- a CDS encoding zinc ribbon domain-containing protein, giving the protein MMTTFGLLIAALAAYWVYNDAKGRGHETGTALLWSVGTLAALVVFLPLYLLLGRKQPVQPRRHDDIIDIEAVPVEETIKCPMCGGLVKEDFKACPYCSFSLKPACTACGKELNREWRLCPYCQTPTDVK
- a CDS encoding YmaF family protein — translated: MPINVEDRKPKHHHHNKPRPNMLHVHTYLTEVDVADDHQHIILGVSGQAQERGRSHTHRIHGRTSFIVEEGECGHWHTADVMTGPAIEMPDCSHVHYFEGTTSEDDDHCHTFTGATGLGPSSRDDDHDDCCEHDHDDDCCDDDDDCCDDDDDCCDMPKHKYKYKYGKRPEEE
- a CDS encoding PAS domain-containing sensor histidine kinase, encoding MVGTILITIIGGLIVNYFHYQYRIVMVGERDRLAVAANYLDMYFDTRLAGIKMLAAGPGVKSLEPELARSDLLAAMDVLGVANVAVYDRNSRLVAGLGQTSGAGELLPEQENNKYFQTVLSGEAVVSDRMVYGSLEHAYISILVPVTDGSDHVTGVLAAHVPVQEISKSVVQAQMPENQYIVVIDSNAQVIHHPRLVDLYPESASYKQQFTRMLNNTSGIMEFNSFLDGLDKVFIYTNLSSANWRMIMVMPLNALHARVLSKSREDAASFFFLAICLGLLYGVWCQAKRHEREQEQLRMERLVCVNQLAAGIAHEIRNPLTAIKGFIQLMARRNDRPPRAEHLDIIVDEIGRIDSLISEFQMLARPPKEPLFEKVNICKLLQDVTLLMEGQLHSKNAAVTVILPVLGCTTVGDICQLKQVFINLLKNAVEAVPYEGQVIVAISRQQGMVAITIEDNGNGIPREIVEKLGTPFFTTKECGTGLGLSVCYSIVQNHGGRIIVDSQVGKGTVFTVLLPVTGDESVLLTVDEQCRFGV
- the speE gene encoding polyamine aminopropyltransferase, translated to MELWYTEYQTENLGLSVRIKETLYAGRSEYQEVAVVDSLEFGRMLVLDGVFQTSVFDEFIYHEMIAHVPLFVHPDPRTVLIIGGGDGGTAREVVKHQSIEVAEMVEIDGLVVDVSKKYLPEISVALNDNHPKLQLKIGDGIKHMEEVENKYDVIIVDCSDPIGPGAGLFTHAFYQNVHKALRPDGLFVQQTESPFFHQDLIKRLKADIASLFPITRLYLANIPLYPSGLHCFTIGSKQYDPLHTDRNRIPDNLDTRYYNRELQKSCFALPNFVQDLLK